A region from the Mya arenaria isolate MELC-2E11 chromosome 2, ASM2691426v1 genome encodes:
- the LOC128244739 gene encoding uncharacterized protein LOC128244739 gives MVQLFYYETRGKCCKKFLNHEGVPTKIHLFPYEGWAQPAMTSYWLLKTYWWSRSRVKITEVTGSQTHEVKGKVQCIKNGSIVISGKIKDKTNSDFRMYLTSNVDSGDFQLGYCVTGTLERGCKKSEKGLSLTHYAMIKRKGY, from the exons ATGGTGCAGTTATTTTACTACGAGACACGAGGGAAATGTTGCAAGAAGTTTTTGAACCATGAAGGGGTTCCGACAAAGATTCATTTGTTCCCATATGAAG GGTGGGCTCAACCAGCAATGACGTCATATTGGCTGCTGAAAACATATTGGTGGAGTAGGTCACGTGTAAAAATTACAGAAGTTACTGGGTCGCAAACGCATGAAGTTAAGGGAAAAGTTCAGTGCATCAAAAATGGTTCTATCGTTATTTCCggtaaaataaaagacaaaacgAACAGCGACTTCAGAATGTATCTCACATCGAATGTTGATAGTGGTGATTTCCAACTTGGCTATTGTGTGACAGGAACGCTTGAAAGGGGATGTAAAAAGTCAGAAAAGGGTCTTAGTCTGACACATTATGCCATGATTAAACGAAAAGGGTACTAA